The Rhodamnia argentea isolate NSW1041297 chromosome 10, ASM2092103v1, whole genome shotgun sequence sequence ACAACGATACCCCTATTATTTTGATCATAGATGATTTGGAGCGTTGTTGCGGGTCTGTCCTATCGGATTTCATCCTTTTGTTAAGGTTTGACACCTCGAGCCACCTAATATATGCACGTTATTCTTTGCATACTTAAATTAGGGGACGGACTTATTCTTCACATGCACATGTCAAAGCTCATTCTTTCAGTGACTTTTACATGTTTCcgtaaaatttctttaaatccACTGTACACAAGAGGTTAAACATGAAAAGTGGTGGAATTCTTCCTACAAAAAGAGGTAGTCTAACTTGTTTGCTGTTTAATCGGAGGGATATCATACTTATGTCTGCAATCTACAatgtaatttcaaaattaaggGGCTATATGCAGTTGCGCACCTAGGTCTAGGACCTATTAATGTCGCAAAGGCATCCATTTGATCACTTCTAAAGTGTTTTGGAGTTCGAATAAACAACTCTGTACTGATTAGTTTTCACCACGGCGGCTGTTAAGCCACCATGTTGTGCTATGGACACCCAAGGTTGGCCTTTTGCCCATTTAACCTATTTATAGGTTGATGTCAATGCCCCTATTTATTACGTGCTTATTTCCCTTATATTATACTCTGTTAAGCCATCCTCATGATAATATTCTTTCAGTGAGTGGGTAATGAAGATTCCGGTCGTCCTAATCATAGGAGTGGCAACAACGCCAGATCGATTGAGAAGCATAATTCAGTCTGAGGCGCTGCAGTGCTTGTGTCCTTTCAAGTTCAATTTGGGGACTCTGGCAGAGAGGATGGATGCAGTTGTTGAGGCTATTCTGGTGAAGCAGTGTCCTGGTTTCTTTATTAGCCATAAGGTGGCAGTTTTTATGAGGAATCATTTTGCTAACCATGGGGGAACAATGAGTTCTTTTATTAGAGCTCTTAAGGTCGGTACTTTAGATGAATATTGAATGATTGTCTATTATGTTACAATTTTCTTCTAACAGTAAAATTTGCTCACAACCTGTTGACATCACGTTTCACGTAGTATTTTTCAGATAGCATGTGTCCAACATTTTTCTATGGAGCCTTTTAGCTTTGTGCTCAGAGGGCTTATTGAAGAAGATATACAGGTTTGCTTTTGTATTACTTGATTGATTCTAATGCAACTGCAATTTATGAGCATTTCTCATACAATATTTGGGAGGAGATATCTGGGTCGTAAAGGAGAGAGCAGAAACAGAGACCAAGAAATACGTTTTTCATAGGAAGATTGTAGGAAATGGAAAGTCATTTTAGCTTGGATCtacaaaatcattttccacatATTGTAGGGAAAAGGTCTTATGCTTCAAATTTGAAAGATAACCTTTCCTTTTATGTTGTAATGAGTTTAAATTGATATCATGTTAATTTACTAGGCTTTAATTTTTTCCAGGGGAATCAACTTCACCCCTTTTCATTCCATTCATTTATTCTTCTCCTAGATGATGGATATCGTAACTTCCTCTCTCCCCATCTTTGTCTCCTTTGATTGCGTTGTTCCCCCTCTTTAGTGCAATATTCTTTTGAACACATTGATGATGTGGCTACAACTCCTTTTTCAGTAATACATAACATAATGTTAAGCTCATCTATTTTCACGTCCTTATCAAGTGtggtgaaagaaaaatattttttcttcgtTTGTCATCCACTAACATCTGCCAAACTGTACTTATGAGTTTGTGTATCAAGATGATCTAGACAACGTAACTGAAAGTCCAGGCGGCATCCCAGTTCTGACAGAATCTTTTGATATTATACCAGTGAGTATTGTGAAGTCATACCCAAGTGAGCAGTATGTTGATGATGCCCAATATGTTTGTCCATTTCTCGGCAAAGAGGACGAAAAAGCCTGATTTTGATGAAAGCGTAATGCCACTTTGTAGTTTAAATTTTCTCTCTACGACCTATCATGCTTGATGTGGTGTCTTTTTTCCATCATGTGTCTACACCCCCTTTTGCATTGCTAAACTTTTATACTTTCCATTCTTATGCTCAGAAATTTCTGATGCATGATGTCAGATTTTATTTGTTAGGCTTAACTATAATTTTCTTCAAAGCATTCTTCTTTGAGCCTTGAAATGCGTATGTATCCCGTCTCACTTATTTTATGGGCATCatgggttttcctttttccttgtttttatattttgcaatttagttctTGTCTGACAATCCAATTGGTTATAGCGCAGCAAGCAGGGTTTGTTGCCGAAAGCCATCTACAATTGTGCTTCTAATATTTCACCTTGTGACAGGTATGTGCTTAAGGAAGTCAGCATTATCTTGATAGAGTAACATAAAAAGTGGTATGCTGACTTTATGCTTGCAGAATTATCACTAGGAATAAAATGGATGAAGAAGCTGTTCAAAAACTGGTTCCTGAAATCATACAACTTAAGAGACTGCATTTTTTGTGGAGCATTGTGGTACTGGTGAGGGCTTTATTTGGTGCTTTTAATAGACTTTCATGTTAAAGATTACTTgagaaaaaagggggaaaaaaagaaaaaggatattTGGGGTTGCTTTTTTCTGCAGCTGTTGCTGACATTAGATTGAAGAGCTTTTCGTCGTGCTTAGATCAATAGTAAATGCCCTGTTCAAGACCTGAAGCCAGTTCCTATTTACTTCGATGTAGAGACTCTCTTTCCATTGTTATATTATAGTCTCTCGATTCACAAGTAAAGCAATCAGCAACTCGACTAGTGCTGCAAAATTTTCTGTGTGTATTATTCCTTCTTGATAAGTTAGTCATTGCAAGCCTAGATGCTAATTGTAAAGCAATTTCACAATCATAGAGTATGTAGAAAGATTTTAAATATGTTTTGGTTCATGCTAGTATAAACGAAACCGAGAGTTCTACATGAGCAATCTAAACGCGAGAATTTAATGTCGTATTCTATATTTGAGTTCATCTATTGTGCACTTAAGTTTTAATCACCATTTAGTTTTCCTCGGCTGAAGAGAATATTGAAGCTTAGTTTTCCTGTTTACTTTCATAAACTCAAGTGGGTAAATATTTTACTTAATAAATTTGAGGGCATGGTATCATTACTTCTAAAACATGTACTACTGGGAGCTCATTGATATCACTGTAAAACTTTTAAAGTGGGTTATACTCATAACGAAATGGTTGATCTATCCTTACTGTTTGTCAATATATGTGAACTTCAGTGTCTATATGAAGCTGGAAAGTATGATAAGCTCCACCTGCTAGACTTACTGTGCGAGGCACTCGATCCGGAGGTTTATGCATCAAGGGTTCCAGGTTCTTTTACTCAAGAGACTAGACATACAAAAGCATCATCTCCAAATGATTGTTTTACACATCAGcataattttaccatgagaaaGGGTGGATTTATCTCTCGAGCAATGCGGAAAGTGAGGTAAGTGGGTGTTTTTCAAAACTATTAATCCTGAAACAATATAGAGGTCTTCAGAGGGGAGAGATCTAAATCTCTGTCAGTTCTTCCATTTTTTGTCTTTAGCTTCTGTGTTCTTCTATGCTTTCTACGGCTTTGTAATTAAGTGCGGTATGGAAGTATACAGCTGCTGATCAAATTCTCTCGTGatcttttcattaactaataTTTTGCTCTATAAAGCACAGATGTGGTAATCTTATACTTGTGACTCAAGCATGTTTTTCCATCAGCTGGAAACATGCATTTCTAGATCATCTTGAGGAGTCGTGTATGCATATGGTTCTGTAGCTGGAACTATTTTCTGAATTTAATTACCTCTTACACCTATCCCTTTTGTCCAGCTATAATGTCTGTTCCCACTTtgaatttttggcattttgtcTGTTCTAAACTATTTAAGACATGCACAAAGACTCTGATAAAAAAATCTCTAGTACTTGAATCTTATTAATGAATCGACATTAAGCATGTGCATTCTCATATGAGGATCCACATCCCCACCTGCCTGAAGAAGCATAGTCATTGCTGTTGTTGTTTGTCTGTTCTAAGCTGCTTTTCATATCATTGGAATATTCTCTGAGCTCTTATAATTAATATCCACTTTGATAAAGCCTGCATTGACCTTTTTCCATTTCAAGCCGAGGAGCCAGAAGATGAAAATTTGTGtggttattttcatttttaaagctTTTCCTCCAGGCTTCCACCTCGATGTATTTtctgcttaaaataattaaatttagcTTACTCTATAAATTTCATACTTTCCCTAGGATTTTAAGTAATTAAGCCAGGACGTGATGGAAAAACCAGTGCAAAAGAATTCTTGCTTCATGATTGCTAAAACAGATCCAGGATTGAAATTGCACAACCTTGAAGTTAAAGGGAGTAACAAGcaattaattcctaattttGCATCCACAACTATGTTAATTTTTCCATGTGATATGTGCATTTTGTTGATTCACCCTGTGCCATCCTCATGATGGGAATCTAGCATATGTTTCAAGGTATCTGTCAAATTCAGATGGGGGAGTGGAATTTTgctacttttgttttttggtacATCAGATCTTGCTCTTGTAGGGTCGTATATGAGATGTTAGCTATCTTATTCCTATCCTTGTATGACAGACCAATTCTACTTTTCCTCGTTGATGACATTTGTTAGTTCAATTTGACTCAGGGATCTTGCTGAATCACACCTTCTTTCATTGCTTAAGAAGTGGGAAAGACATACTGCAGATATTAGTGAGGTATTAACATAAGAGATTTGCTTGGGCTTGCGGTTTCCTGCTTGCTGAGGAGTTTTTTGTCTAGACTATACAGTCTTAAAATCTTCTTGTTCTCAACCTCATTATGTTTGTCTAGCTTGCCCATGTTCACCTGAAAGGGTCATTATCATCAACTAATTGTGCTTTTTGTTGACTAAGAAATTATTGAACATAAGTGGATAAGCATGTTATAAGTACGCATGACCTATCCGAGTACAATTGACTTGATATACTGGGTGGTTTGGTCCTCAGTTTTTACACAGCCATGTCTTTGTGTACTTCTGGTGGTTATCTATTATGAATTGCTTGCACTGGTCTGTTAAGcatttaattttactaatttggGGATATGGAACCTAGATCTGTTCCCCTATATCTCTTCATATTCAGTCTTTGCTGGTGATTCGATTACCTTGTTAGCTTGAATATTCCACTAGCTTTGATTATTAGTAAATATAGCTTTATGAACACTATGAGTCACCAGAATAACAGGTGACATTTATGTGGCTTGGTCTATTAGAAGCATCCAACTTTCATGTAAGTCATGTAGGTGAATTCCTTGTGGCATAGGATTCTTTTGAGAGCCCATATTTTATGTCTGAAAAATTTCTCATACGTATCATAGTTACCAGGTTCAATGTATTAGTATTACCTGAAGATTGCCCAGTCCATTACTAGAAAAACTGTGCGTTTCTGTTCTGATCTAGTCCCATAATTGGATCAAACTCCTTTCCAACTAGAGGTCGCTTTTGCAGATCCATGAAAAGGTGAAGGAGTTGCAACATATGTTGAAATTTGAGGATTGCCAGCAGCTTAAAAAAGATTCTATGGAGATTGCCAAGTAAGTTTCCCTTATTGATTTCTTTCTGGCAGATGAATTCAATCTCATTCTTCGTACAGATTTACCTCTTtacctcttcaaatttttttgatgcATGACAAGTCGTCACAGTGGCTTTGTTCAAATTTGACAGGATACATGGACTGCAAAGCAAATCAAATCTGGGAAGAGTTACGAAAAGAGTCAATGATAAAGCTGCCAGCTTTCTTGCATACCTGATCGAGTAGGTGCACCATCTGCCACTATCAGACTTTTCTTTATGATGATTAGTCTGTCCTGTTACTTTGATATCTTTTTTACTGGAACAGTTCTCATTGGCAACATGTTTTTTGGCTTTAATATATTTTTGCAATGCTCATCTATCGCTTTTTCCTGTAGAAATATATGTACAACATTTTTAGGAGAAAGCAACCAAGTTATAAGGTCCAGAATTAAGTTAAAGGAGTCCTGATTCCTCAAATCTGATATAAAAACAGAAATACAAGGATCAGGGACAAATGTAGGAAACTTCTCTGCAAGTTTATCCTTCTGCAAGATACCCAATGCTTCAAGAGCTTGAGTCCATTTACAGTCCTACTGCTGCCTGCCTTACCTGGCTGTATAGCCCACTCCCTTATTAGCTTTCAACATATGCTTGACTTCACATAATTGCAAGCGGTTCAGGAGCATCCTCCCTTCCATATTTGCAATGCTATTACAAATTTCTCTTGTTAAGAAGTGCCTAAGGGCACTTGCTAAGGCCCCTAAACATAGTAGGAACAGTTTTCAATTCTCATTAAAATACATGGATGTGgaaatcacatttttttctcaaaatgcgTAAAACAACAGGCAAATTTGCAAGTTGTAGTTGATAAACCTTATCAAGTTCCCTAAGGGGACATTTCAACAACAGTGATATGGGTTTGTATAAAGAATATATAAACAAGTCGAGCTTATGATGCAAActtatatgtttttatttattttgtaactTCACATATTGCATGTGCTATCATGTCCAATTGTTGCCTaaactttttgttcttcttttgcaattttattGGTAATTTTCGTCAAACGGTTGCCAGATTGACACATCCACAAGCTGCCAGTAGCACTTTTGATCATCCAATCACATGGGGCATTACTATGTGGAGTAATGTCCAAGATGTAGATACAAAGACAAAACGAATTAAACATGCAAATGACCTGATGCTTCCTTAATCTATGAATTGACTATTACCATCATTAAACATGCTTTAAGCTTATAAATCAGAGATTATTTTACCATTGGAAATTGCCTAAGTGAAAACTTGCAAACACAGTGCAATATGAAATTTCCTACCAAGTTACTCGTCATCTCCACCATACagaagtccaaaaaaaaaaaaaaagaatattactTTTATATTTCTGAGCGCATATCTTCAATAAAAGATGGCAGCAATCCTTTGGCTGCTATGTTTATTGGAGGTGCTTGTTGCCTCACAAATATTCTTCTGTTATTGTGGGATTGGTCTTGAAACTTGTTCTTAATTGACTTTTACATCGCTCTGGTAATAGTAACGAACTTACATACGCATACCTGGAAATATTATAATGGAAGCAAAATCACATAAATTTACACGAAGCAAGAAGCTCTCTCGGGCGACATAGTTTCTTGAGATAACTTCTCTCACTTAATTATGTATCTTTCTAGCATCCCCTTAATTTGAGTTTATTTACATTAACTTTTTCTCTTGTTATGTAGTCTTGAGCATTGATTAACAATATGATCTGACCACAAACATCTTATAGCAAATTACCTTGTTAGTTCTTTCTTGCTGTTGACACGCGAGCAATACATGCTTGAACATCTTTTGCTACATAAACTGTCAAAGAATACTAATTTGAGTTCTCTTATTGACAGGAAGTATATGCAGCCCATTGAATGCGTGCCTTTTCATGAGATTGTTTGCTTTAAGAATGTCAAGAAACTTCAAATGGTAAAAGACTCCGCTTATTGCGCCTGTCTCTATTATTAGCTTTTCTGTTGCTATAGGACTATGTTTCTGGCCATTGAGGTATGCTTGCTGTTTGTAGTTGCTGCAgtctatttcttaaaaaattctgCCTTGTTACCATTCATAATTGATCTTGCACAAGTTTAGCATGTGATAATGCCAGTTGTACTCTTCAATAGTTGAAGCATTGATTAGGTTTATGTCTTTCTGTGGGAGTTaacagaaaatttcaaataaggacctgaagtgcgcttattttctcaaataagggcttgaagtgagcATGTCAATTTCAAAGATAGGCCTAACCTCTCTAGTCGGCCAAATTTTCCAGCcagtcaagggcattttcgcccTTTTCGCCCTTGGCCGGTCTAAGGCAATGGCCGGAGAGAGCTAGGCTAGGGTCGCCTTTGCCTGATTTCGCAAGGCTAGCCCTCGCCAGATCTAGGCAATGGTCACTAGGCCCTTGCCTgccgcaacaaagaaaaaaagagaaatgggaaaagaaaaaagaaaaaaatgaaaaacaaataaaaaaaacgcaagacaaaaatgcccttgactaGCCGGTGAggtcaagcccttctttgagaaTGACATGGCTACTTCAGGTCGTTTTTTGAAACAAGGTccactttaagctcttatttgagaaaatgagggcactgcagatcttatttgaaacaaaattcgcttcaagcccttatttaggtccttttttggaattttcccaggAGTTGATGAAATTTTGTTGGAAGTTAGGTAGATTTAATTTGACTTTATGCAACATTGGCTTAGTGGACAACCACTCTGGACGGCGCAACTTGGAATACATGTTTCAGATGATAATAACAGAAAGTGGGATGTTCATCTTGGTTTGGCGATAATAACATaaaaggatgttcattttgatATGTTGTTCTCTAATAATATCAGGCTTTAGTTGGAGACTCAAGAAGACGGATTCAGGTTGATCTTTTGGAATCCCACAAAATTCTCAGTTGTAGTTGCTGCAGGAACAATAATATCCTATTGCCATCCATGCATGATACATCAATCATGTAAGCAATcttttgttgataattttgaaaggAATTGTGGACTTACTAGTTTTATTACTTACTGTCATCCTATAGACACAATCTATGCTTTGGAAAGTATAGTTCTTTGCAAAGTTTTTTATTAAGAATAATTGAATAACCTGTCCAAATACCAAAAGTGAATATGCTCCTACATTGTTCTTTTCTCTCAGTTGTTGGCTTCTCCAATGAAGAACATGCTTCTATTATGTATCTCTCCTTTCTCATGAGCCTCTTGAGACATAGAGTGCAGGCTTGAGTTTTAAACGATTTGCTGCCTTCTCTTGCTAATTATTTTGAGCTTTATCAGTTCTTAGTTTTTTCACCCCTGCAAAAGACCCATGAAATTTTTCGGTGAATGTGTCTTACCTCATTGCAAGCACAGTGATGGACTTCACAAGTTTGGAATATGGATGAGTGTGTGTAAGCGAAAGGTGTTTTCTTAGAGCGTTAGACTTGATTTTCCATCCTTATCATTTGTGTGAAGAAGGCTATGCCCTTGATGAATGTCAATTGCAAAACCTCAATTTATTAATGCCTAGGGGAGaatttctcaaatttatctagttaaatggaaaaatcaatctTCTTTAGGTGACTGCGACCATTGATGAGAGGATATTGAGAAGGTCCTCTATGTCTATTGCTCTACGTAATTGCAGCAATGACAGACACCGAACTTTTCTCCAAGTCACTTTTGCAGCTTCCATTCATCAAAGATTAGAATATGTGCATTTGCTGTCCCAGGTATAGTTCATGCCAGGAGCATGGCGATCTCGTCAATCTCCACGATTGGTACCATTCTTTCAAAAGGATTCTTCTATTCCCAAACAGTAAAAGGAGGCACAAATTGAAGCAGTCCCCTCTCTCGAAGAAACAAAAGTTTACTGATGATTCTGAAAAGCTGAGTGAAGTGGCGATACAGTATCCTTTATGTTTGTTTTCTGAGTATGTTTCTTTGTCAAGTTTACTATTTTTCATAGTTAGATACCTCAACATGACCTTGGCTCTGCGTGTGTGACAGGTATATGAACTCTTTCTTCCacttattttaaatttcataGCCATTATCCGTACTTATAGATCTACCCCTGCGGCATTCATTGTGTATTATGGGGCACTTGGTAGTTTCTGATGATACTTGATGCCTTCTTCTGGAGCAACTTGTTATTCTGCATCCATACCAAGCTTCCCCTCCTTTCTTCTTGTCCAACTATTTGTCAAAAGATAAGGcagaaggaaaacaagaaatggatGATCATGGTTTTTACCAGTCCCCTGCAGTTGGTATTATGACCTTTCCTCACCTGGTGAGGATCCTGAAATAGTTTAGTGATGCCACAAAGGGATATTTTGTTCCTTTATTCGTTTGGATTGGACTTGATAACCAAGGCCTTTTTCTTAGGGTCATTTTAATGGAAC is a genomic window containing:
- the LOC115742733 gene encoding origin of replication complex subunit 3 — encoded protein: MKMAASAPSRVEPSSDQENGDNSLQIQQPFFLLHKAAPDKSDRKPSRRRITSSPPSPNKPGAAKSVDDDYSGDHSHEHLRMEAFQHAWSDVEATIEGVLRSIDSGTFEAIYSWISESFSIIRTHVSSGFSEISRSFPAAVESVSRRLFTGLVLTKNMELFDDLRTFEELGRFLRSHGCHVANLSSLDFLAKNGIGGCITSLLRQFLAASVDAPDMLTLSSWYNDQVNNDTPIILIIDDLERCCGSVLSDFILLLSEWVMKIPVVLIIGVATTPDRLRSIIQSEALQCLCPFKFNLGTLAERMDAVVEAILVKQCPGFFISHKVAVFMRNHFANHGGTMSSFIRALKIACVQHFSMEPFSFVLRGLIEEDIQRSKQGLLPKAIYNCASNISPCDRNKMDEEAVQKLVPEIIQLKRLHFLWSIVVLCLYEAGKYDKLHLLDLLCEALDPEVYASRVPGSFTQETRHTKASSPNDCFTHQHNFTMRKGGFISRAMRKVRDLAESHLLSLLKKWERHTADISEIHEKVKELQHMLKFEDCQQLKKDSMEIAKIHGLQSKSNLGRVTKRVNDKAASFLAYLIEKYMQPIECVPFHEIVCFKNVKKLQMALVGDSRRRIQVDLLESHKILSCSCCRNNNILLPSMHDTSIMYSSCQEHGDLVNLHDWYHSFKRILLFPNSKRRHKLKQSPLSKKQKFTDDSEKLSEVAIQSRFCRGVTELQIAGLLRMQSKRRPDFVQRVAFGL